From one Brachypodium distachyon strain Bd21 chromosome 4, Brachypodium_distachyon_v3.0, whole genome shotgun sequence genomic stretch:
- the LOC100843089 gene encoding probable NADH kinase has protein sequence MARRRVLLFLKPFDVYPPRPLASASSPTTPPPPPPPRAANPKVLSYLDDRCRVHKNTINLCKSILQRKPLEWISVQRNHLSKPIHDVDLVITVGGDGTLLRASHFLDGSIPILGVNSDPTCSDEVEELTDDFDARRSTGYLCAATARNFEQILDATLAGSIHHSELSRISVKLNGFQLPTYALNDILVAHPCPASVSRFSLRKRSSTGETSHLINSRSSGLRVSTATGSTAAMLSAGGFMMPISSRELQYMIREPISPTDADKPLLHGLVKQEQDMLIVWYNQEGAAYIDGSHVMYSIQHGDTLEISSDAPTLKVILPEYLLKQSSL, from the exons atggcccgccgccgcgtgctccTCTTCCTGAAGCCCTTCGACGTCTACCCTCCACGGCCGCTCGCCAGCGCCTCTTCCCCAACCaccccgcccccgcctccgccgccacgcgccgccaaccccaag GTCTTAAGTTATCTGGACGATAGGTGCAGAGTTCACAAGAACACAATCAATCTCTGTAAGAGTATACTACAGCGCAAGCCTCTTGAATGGATCTCAGTGCAGCGAAATCATTTGTCAAAACCAATACATGATGTGGATCTTGTGATTActgttggtggtgatggcacACTTTTACGTGCTAGCCATTTTTTGGATGGCTCGATTCCCATTCTAGGAGTTAATTCAGATCCTACTTGTTCTGACGAG GTTGAGGAGTTAACGGACGATTTTGATGCAAGAAGAAGCACAGGATATCTTTGTGCAGCTACTGCCAGGAACTTTGAGCAG ATACTTGATGCAACCCTTGCTGGTAGTATACACCATTCAGAGCTCTCAAGGATATCAGTGAAACTAAATGGGTTTCAGCTACCAACTTATGCTCTGAATGATATATTGGTGGCACACCCCTGTCCGGCAAGTGTGTCACGCTTCTCATTAAG AAAAAGAAGCAGCACGGGGGAGACCTCGCATTTAATTAATTCTAGGTCAAGCGGTCTCAGGGTCTCAACAGCTACTGGATCAACTGCTGCCATGCTATCAGCAGGAGGATTCATGATGCCGATATCAAGTCGTGAGCTTCAGTACATGATAAGGGAGCCCATTTCACCGACGGATGCCGACAAACCTCTGCTGCATGGGTTAGTTAAGCAAGAGCAAGACATGCTTATTGTTTGGTACAATCAAGAGGGTGCTGCATATATCGATGGTTCACATGTAATGTATTCAATCCAGCATGGGGACACACTTGAGATCTCCTCAGATGCTCCAACCTTAAAAGTTATTTTGCCAGAATATCTTTTAAAGCAGTCATCTTTATAA